A region of the Streptococcus suis genome:
TATTTAACATTTTAAAAGGTGAAATGGCTATTGTCGGACCCAGACCAGCATTGTGGAATCAATATGACCTTATTGAAGAACGTGATAAGTACGGGGCAAATGATATCCGACCTGGATTAACTGGTTGGGCTCAAATTAATGGTCGTGATGAATTGGAAATCGATGAGAAGTCAAAATTGGATGGATATTATGTTCAAAATATGAGTCTAGGGTTGGATATTAAATGTTTCTTTGGAACTTTCCTTAGTGTTGCTAAGAGCGAAGGAGTAGTCGAAGGCGGAACGGGGCAGAAAGGAAAGTAATGAAAAGAGTATTGATAACAGGAGCAAACTCATATATCGGGACATCTTTCGAAAAATATGTTTTGGAAAAAGGTATTGATTTTGAAATAGATACCTTGGATTTATTAGAGCCTAACTGGAAAGACTACGATTTTTCAGGGTATGATTCTGTTTTTCATGTTGCAGGGATAGCACATTTTTCTAAAGACGAAAGTAAAAAAGAACTATATTATAAAGTAAATACTGAACTAACTGAGCATGTTGCGAAGATTGCTAAGCAAGCAGGTGTTGGTCAGTTTATATTTATGAGTAGCATTATCGTTTATGGTGATAGTACGAGTGGGGAACGAGTTATAACTAAGGATACCCAACCTGCACCTTCTGACTTTTATGGCGACAGTAAATTGCAAGCTGAACAGAGACTGGAAAAGTTAGTGGGCGATAATTTTAGAGTTGTCATTCTCAGACCACCGATGATTTATGGTAAAGGTTCTAAGGGAAATTATCCTAAATTATCAAAAGTAGCTCAGAAAACTCCAATTTTTCCAAAAATTTCGAATTCAAGAAGCATGTTGCATATCGATAATCTTTGCGAATTTGTTAAACAAGTTATCAAGTTGGAATTGAGTGGTGTGTATTGTCCACAAAATTCAGAATATGTTAATACTTCTGAATTAGTTAAAGCTATAGCTGAAGTACATGGAAAGAAAGTATGTTTGACAAAAATATTTAACCCAATCATAAAGTTTTTCTTCCATTTAGATACAGTGAAAAAAGTATTTGGAAATCTTACTTATAATCAATCACTGAGTCAATATGAATTTGAGTATCAAATTGTAGATTTTAATGAATCCATTAGGTTGACAGAGGGGTACTTATGAAAATTGTAATTGTAAATTGCTTTGACACATATGAACACAGAGTCGACCTCTTGCTTGCTTATTTTTTATCTAGGGGAGACGAAGTTTCAGTTATAGCCTCAAATTTTAGGCACATTGATAAGGTAAAAAGATTTGATAAAAAGAAACATTATACTTTTGTTGACGCTATTCCTTACCGTAAGAATTTATCTTATACGCGTTTAAAGTCACACTGGAAGATAGCAAAACAAATTTTTTCAGAATTGCCTTGTGATATAGATTTACTGTGGGTGCTTGTTCCCCCTAACTCATTTGTAAAGCAAGCAGCAGAATATAAGAAAAGAAATCCTTGCACCAAATTAGTGTTTGATATTATTGATATGTGGCCGGAAACAATACCGGCCAACAAATTTAAGAATTTCTTTTTGTTAAAATTCTGGGGCAACATTAGAGATTCCTATTTGAAGTATTCTGATTATGTTGTGACGGAGTGTGGTCTTTATCAGACTAAACTACCATTAGAGAATTTCGGAAATAGAATCTCAACTCTTTACTTATCTTTTGGTGATGTTAATATCGCTCGAGATAATTCTTTATTAAATTTGAGTGGAAAAGAAATAGTTTTATGTTATCTTGGTTCGATGAACAATATTGTTGATATAAATATTATTTCAAATATAATCGCTTCGCTTTCTATGAAATACGCTGTTACACTTCATCTAGTAGGCGATGGTGAAAAGAAAGAAAATTTGCTTTCGTTACTTAAATCCCAAAAGATTAAAATAATCGATCATGGAAAGATATTTGATCAAGAAGTTAAATCCCAAATTTTAAGTAAGTGTCATTTTGGATTGAACATAATGAAGAAGGAAGTGTTTGTTGGGTTAACGATGAAGAGTTTGGATTATTTAAAAAATGGTCTGCCTCTTATTAATAATTTAAAGGGGGATACGTGGGGATTTGTAGAGAGGGACGGTATAGGAATAAACACTGAGGATGGAGTAATTACTGCAGAAGTACTTACTGATTATTTTGAAAAATATTATCATATTCAGTCTTTTTATAGTAATCACTTTTCGGAACAAAAATTTTATTCGGATTTAAGTTTAATTATGAAGAAAATAGAGTGTGACTAATGAATAGAAGTTCTAATTATAACATGATAGAAAAAATAGAAAACTTGTTTTTTTTAATCCTGACTAAATTGCTCTTCAAATCTGCAAGACTTATTCGATTTCCGGTTTATCTACGAGGAGGTCAATATATGGACCTTGGAAATCAGTTAACCTTGGGAAGATACTGTAGATTTGATGTGCTTGGAAATCATAAATCTAAGAAACTCATTTTCGGAAGAAATGTTTGCATAGGAGACCATGTTAGGATTTCTTGTGTTGAAAAAATTGAAGTTGGTAACGATGTTTTGATTGGTTCAAGAGTGCTAATAATCGATAATTCTCACGGAAATTATGCGGGGGAAAATCAAGATAGTCCATTAGTACCTCCGAATCATAGAGGAGTGCACTCCTCTCCAATTTTAATAGGGGATAATGTTTGGATTGGTGAGGGAGTTGTTATTCAAAAAGGAGTGACTATTGGTAGTGGAAGTATTATCGCAGCAAATACTGTTATAACGAAAAATGTTCCTTCAAATTGTATTGTTGCAGGACTTCCGGGAAAAGTGATAAAGGAATATAATTTTGAAAAGAGAGTATGGATTTAAGTATGAGTGAAAATAATATTTGTAATAAACCAAAATTTTCTATCATTGTTCCTGTTTATAATGTTGAATCAACTATATCACGATGTCTAGATAGTATTTTAAATCAGACATATGAAGATTATGAAGTTATTTTAATTAATGATGGTTCAACAGATTCTAGTTTAGACATTTGTAATCAATACAAAAGTATTGACAGACGTATAAAAGTTTTTACTAAAATTAACGGTGGTTTAAGCTCTGCAAGAAATACAGGGATAACTTATGCAATTGGAGACTATCTCTGTTTTGTTGATAGCGATGATTGGATAGCCAATGATATGTTACAACATTTTGAAGTATTGCTGAAAGAACACCAACCAGATATCATATCCACATCGTATAAAATTACAAAAAAAATAACAGATTCTGAAATTGATACTAGCTTAGTTAATACCAAAATAATGACTAGGACGGAAGCTTTAGAATATTTTTTATTTGAGGGAATGAATAGTCGAGTATCTGATTATCCAGTTTGGATAAAGTGTTACAAAAAAGAATTGTTTAGGAATATCAAATTTCCAATGGGTGTTCTATATGAAGATTATGCAACAAATATTAGATTGATAAAAAAAACAAAAAAGTATGTAAAAAGCTCAAAAATCTGTTATTTTTATTATCAAGGTGGCAGTAGCATAGTTCGAAGCGGATTTAAGTATAAGGACAGTGACCTAATTCATCAAAGTATGCTTGTAGAAAAACTTGTTAGTGGGGAATCATTGCTTTGTCAAAAGTTTGCAAAGGAAAAGACGGCACGTTCATATTTTTCTTTATTACTAAAGATTGCAGTTTATGGATTTGATGAATCAGTGAGTGCCAGTGTTCAAAAAGAACTTGTCAAAAATTTTTCAAAACAAGTTCGTACTCATTTAAAGTTATTGTTGAGGTCATCTATGCCATTGAATCGTAAATTATTGATGTTATTAATGTGTATTGACTATAGGTTGCTATTGCCATTAAGAATAGGAGTAAAAAAATGAATGTTATGTTTGTTTCTAGTTCATTAACAGGAGGGGGAGCAGAACGTGTCATATCCGTTATAGCAAATGAATTTTCTAAAATTCCTGCTATAGATAACATAACTTTAGTTTCAATTATTGAAGATAAAGTCTCTTATGAATTGAACAAACAAATTAAATATATTCCATATAAGGGTATTAATGAAAATAAACTGATTCGAGTCATAAAACGTTTCTCATTTTTACGTAAAACGATTATAAAAGAAAAACCAGATGTAATCATATCATTTGCTACACAGGTTAACATTTATTCAATAGTGGCTAATCTCGGTTTAAAAACTAAAGTAATTATTTCCGAGAGGAATGACCCTAATAGAGATCCTATTCAAAGCACAGTTAGGAAAATCCGAGATCAAGTATATAAATTATGTGATGGAGCAGTATTTCAAACTACAGATGCAATGAATTATTTTGAAAAGGTGGGTAGATTTCCTAGAACAGTGATATTAAATCCATTGAAAGCAAATTTACCAGAGCCATACGAAGGGATAAGAGAGAGTAGAATTGTTACGGTTGCTAGATTACATCCAGCAAAAAATTTACCTTTATTGATAAGTAGTTTTAAAAACATCATTAGAAAGTTTCCGAACCTTACTCTTGAAATATATGGAGAAGGAGAGGAGAAAAATCATTTAATAGAATTAGTTAAGACTAAAGGAATTACAGAGAGGGTATTTTTTAAAGGTTTTAGTAATTCAATACATAATGATATAAATGCGGCTGCTTGTTTTGTTTTGTCATCAAACTATGAGGGCATGTCAAATGCAATGCTTGAATCACTTGCGTTGGGTATTCCGACTATATGTACAGATTGTCCGATAGGGGGTGCTCGAATGGTAATTGATCATATGGAAAATGGTTTGTTATTTCCTGTTGGAAATCAAGAAAAATTAGAACAATATTTAGAATTAATTCTTGAGGATTTTTCGTTAAGAGAAAAATTTAAAGAAAATTCTATAAAAATAAGAGAGAGGTTGTCGTCAGAAAAAATATCAAAACAATGGTTCGAATTTGTAAAGTTAATATTGACAGAGTAGAAAAAAATGAAATATAGATTAAAGCCTTTTGCAGCATATTTTTTATTGTTGTTTATGTTTAGTTTAATGACTGTTAATTACAGCTCAGTGACAATTTTTAGAGTAAATTTATTTTTTTTAATTGTTATATTTATGTTTGGATATACTATTTTGAACATAATATATAATCGCAAAATATATTTGGACGGATTTTTTAGAATATATTTGCTGTTTTTTTTATGGAGCTGCTTGACAAAATTTTGGGCAGTGAGTGATATTTATTATTCGTTGGGAATCAATACAATGAGCCTTACTTTAATAATACTATTTATATTTAGTAATTTGATAAAAAGTAAAGAAGATATTTATCATACAATTTGGGCGATAGCTTGGGCAGGTGTAGGTATGGTATTATTTTATGGTTTTTATTTTGGATTCCGTACTATGATTTATATTCGGTTGAATAATAACATAACAACTGTCAATGCAAATACATATGGATTGTGTGCATTTTTTTCAGCAATAGGGTTCTTGTATATGTATATGACAAATCAAAAAAGGTTAATCAATTTGATACTGATGTTGTCTATGTTAGGGATTAGTATATTATCGGGTTCAAGAAAAGTATTGATTCTTTTTTTAATTATAATATTAGGAACCTATCTATTTACAGAATTGAAAAAAAGTTTTCATAGATTTTTGAATATAACGATCATGATTTTTGTTTTTTATTTATTGATACAAAACAATCAATTTTTATATAATACTATTGGTCTACGAATTTTAGAGACAGTGAATTATTTGTCAGAAGATGGTGTAGCTAGTAATACAAGTACTGGAATTCGATCTTCGATGATTGAATTGGGTATGAGATTGTTTAGGTTAAAACCATGGCTAGGATATGGTGTAATGGGGTCGTATATTTATAATGGTAATACTTATTTTCATAATAATTTTGTTGAACTTTTAGTTAATACAGGCATAGTAGGTACTGTTATTTATTATTCCGGTTTCTTTATATTACTAAAGCACAATATTAAAGCGTATCTATATAGTTTTAATTTTGAAACACTATTTTTCTTGTTATTACTTATTTCTATTATTTTTATGGATTATTCATTAGTTTCGTATAATGAAAGAATAGTGTTGGTGTGGCTAATTTTGATGTTTAAAATGTATAAAATGGGATTTTTGTTTGAGGGAGGCCGTATATGAAAAGGTTATTAAAAGTTATTAGTAACAGAGGATATCGTTTCAAAGTATTGACTAAATTAGGATTTTATAATAATCTACCAGATGATGTCTTTTTGAAGAGATTATATAAATTTGAAATGAATAAGGAACTTGAACTAGATAATCCAAAAACATATAATGAGAAATTGCAATGGTTAAAAATTAATGATAGAAATCCCTATTATACAGATCTTTCAGATAAATATAAAGTGAAAGATATTGTTGCTAATGCAATAGGAGGGAAATACATAGTTCCTACACTTGGGATTTGGGATAACGTACAGGATATTGATTTCGAAGCATTACCTAATCAATTTGTTTTAAAATGTACGCATGATTCAGGTAGTGTTATTATTTGTAGAAATAAAGAAGAGTTGGATATAAATAAAGTTAAAAAAACTCTTGATAAAGCATTGAAGGGAAATTTTTATTACTATTCTAGAGAATGGTGTTATAAAAATGTACAACCTAGGATTATTGCTGAAGAATATTTAGAAGATTTAGCTAATACAGATGATACGGTAGATTATAAATTTTTCTTTTTTAACGGGAGACCAGAATTTATATATATATCTAGAGGATTGGAAGATCATTCCACTGCTCAAATTTCATTTTATGATTTGGAAGGGCAAGAATTGGACTTTTGTAGAGATGATTATCGTCGTTTAGGTGATTTTAGCCTACCTAAAAATTATAAAGAAATGAGAGAAGTAGCAGAAAAACTTTATAAGATATGTAACGCTCCATTTGTGCGGATAGATTTGTATTCTGTTAATGGTAGGATATATTTTTCGGAATTTACCTTTTATCCAGCAGGAGGCTTTTTACCATTTTCACCTAAAGAAACAGATGAAAAACTTGGAGAGTTGTTAGATTTGACACAGATTGATTAAACTTCTCCTTGATTAATCATCGACTATGAGGATATATAATTGATAAAAAAGTTAACGACAAAAGTTATATTTAAAAACACCATTATTTACATGGTTTGTGGGGTGTTAATTAGAGGATTTAGTTTTTTTCTACTTCCGCTCTATACTTCTTATTTAACCACTGTTGATTATGGTATTACAAGTCTTGTAAGTAGTTTTTTAATAACCGGTTCATTTTTAGTCGCTGCATCGTTATATTCAGCAATATTTCGCTTTTATGTAGATTTAAAACATGACACAGTTAGGTTAAGTCGCTTTTATGGGACTATAATTTTATTTGTTTTAATAATGAGTATTATTGCTAGTGTAGTCATGATACTTGGAAAGGAGCTAGTTGGTCATTATTTTTTTCCCAACATCGACTTTTTTCCGACGATATTCATTTCCATTTTATCACTAGTTTTTTATTGTCAGTATACTATTTATGAAAATATTTTAAAAAGTCAACAGCAAGCTGGAAAGTATGCAATTATTACACTGATATTTTTTATTCTTACCCTAGTTTTAAATATATTATTTGTAGTACATTTTAAACTGGGAGCGAATGGTGTCTTACTTGCCAATCTCATAACATATGCTGTGTACTTCTTTGTAATGTTAGTTGATTTATGGAAATCTAGTATGATAATGTGGTGTTTGGATAAAAGCTTACTAAAGGAAGCTTTGCTATATTCGATACCAATAATCCCTCATAATTTATCAACCCATATCACAGTTTTTTTGTCGAAGCTTTTTATCGGAGACATTGGGAATCTAGGAGATGTAGGACTGTTTGCGATTGCCTCCCAATTCGGTAGTATTGCTGATATAGTTCAAGGTTATGTGAATAGTGCTTACGGTCCATGGCTCTATGAGCAGATGACGATATTAAACGATTCAGTTCGGAAGAATATTGCGAAAATTTCAGAAATTTTAACGTATGTAATTGGTTTTTTCCTTTTGGGCATTGCACTATTTTCTCATGATTATATTATTTTGTTATTAGATAAAGGCTATGCTTCTTCTTGGAAGTATATTCCTTTGATAGTAAGTGTATTTTTGATAAAGATACTTTACTATTTTTATGTAGAAATTCTCTTCTATCATAAGAAAGCATCAAGATTGATTTTTGTTGCAACCTTATCAAGTAGCTTGGTGAATGTGGTAATTTCTTATTATTTGATTGGAATCTTAGGTATAACCGGCTCAATCCTTGCAGATTTTATTTCAATGTTCATACGAGTCGGGATTG
Encoded here:
- a CDS encoding lipid carrier--UDP-N-acetylgalactosaminyltransferase, translating into MYPIIKRILSVIISGCSIIVLSPVLLLVSLAIKLDSKGPVLFKQKRVGKNKKYFMIYKFRSMYVDAPSDMPTHLLKDPNAMITKVGGFLRKTSLDELPQLFNILKGEMAIVGPRPALWNQYDLIEERDKYGANDIRPGLTGWAQINGRDELEIDEKSKLDGYYVQNMSLGLDIKCFFGTFLSVAKSEGVVEGGTGQKGK
- a CDS encoding NAD-dependent epimerase, producing MKRVLITGANSYIGTSFEKYVLEKGIDFEIDTLDLLEPNWKDYDFSGYDSVFHVAGIAHFSKDESKKELYYKVNTELTEHVAKIAKQAGVGQFIFMSSIIVYGDSTSGERVITKDTQPAPSDFYGDSKLQAEQRLEKLVGDNFRVVILRPPMIYGKGSKGNYPKLSKVAQKTPIFPKISNSRSMLHIDNLCEFVKQVIKLELSGVYCPQNSEYVNTSELVKAIAEVHGKKVCLTKIFNPIIKFFFHLDTVKKVFGNLTYNQSLSQYEFEYQIVDFNESIRLTEGYL
- a CDS encoding acetyltransferase (WbbJ; catalyzes the transfer of the O-acetyl moiety to the O antigen; part of the lipopolysaccharide biosynthetic pathway) translates to MIEKIENLFFLILTKLLFKSARLIRFPVYLRGGQYMDLGNQLTLGRYCRFDVLGNHKSKKLIFGRNVCIGDHVRISCVEKIEVGNDVLIGSRVLIIDNSHGNYAGENQDSPLVPPNHRGVHSSPILIGDNVWIGEGVVIQKGVTIGSGSIIAANTVITKNVPSNCIVAGLPGKVIKEYNFEKRVWI
- a CDS encoding glycosyltransferase family 4 protein, whose protein sequence is MNVMFVSSSLTGGGAERVISVIANEFSKIPAIDNITLVSIIEDKVSYELNKQIKYIPYKGINENKLIRVIKRFSFLRKTIIKEKPDVIISFATQVNIYSIVANLGLKTKVIISERNDPNRDPIQSTVRKIRDQVYKLCDGAVFQTTDAMNYFEKVGRFPRTVILNPLKANLPEPYEGIRESRIVTVARLHPAKNLPLLISSFKNIIRKFPNLTLEIYGEGEEKNHLIELVKTKGITERVFFKGFSNSIHNDINAAACFVLSSNYEGMSNAMLESLALGIPTICTDCPIGGARMVIDHMENGLLFPVGNQEKLEQYLELILEDFSLREKFKENSIKIRERLSSEKISKQWFEFVKLILTE
- a CDS encoding glycosyl transferase, whose product is MKRLLKVISNRGYRFKVLTKLGFYNNLPDDVFLKRLYKFEMNKELELDNPKTYNEKLQWLKINDRNPYYTDLSDKYKVKDIVANAIGGKYIVPTLGIWDNVQDIDFEALPNQFVLKCTHDSGSVIICRNKEELDINKVKKTLDKALKGNFYYYSREWCYKNVQPRIIAEEYLEDLANTDDTVDYKFFFFNGRPEFIYISRGLEDHSTAQISFYDLEGQELDFCRDDYRRLGDFSLPKNYKEMREVAEKLYKICNAPFVRIDLYSVNGRIYFSEFTFYPAGGFLPFSPKETDEKLGELLDLTQID
- a CDS encoding sugar lyase; protein product: MIKKLTTKVIFKNTIIYMVCGVLIRGFSFFLLPLYTSYLTTVDYGITSLVSSFLITGSFLVAASLYSAIFRFYVDLKHDTVRLSRFYGTIILFVLIMSIIASVVMILGKELVGHYFFPNIDFFPTIFISILSLVFYCQYTIYENILKSQQQAGKYAIITLIFFILTLVLNILFVVHFKLGANGVLLANLITYAVYFFVMLVDLWKSSMIMWCLDKSLLKEALLYSIPIIPHNLSTHITVFLSKLFIGDIGNLGDVGLFAIASQFGSIADIVQGYVNSAYGPWLYEQMTILNDSVRKNIAKISEILTYVIGFFLLGIALFSHDYIILLLDKGYASSWKYIPLIVSVFLIKILYYFYVEILFYHKKASRLIFVATLSSSLVNVVISYYLIGILGITGSILADFISMFIRVGIVIAISKRFEDIGLKLSKLVYIIMVVVVFMGIGLYFTYLNYPFTFSYIEFGYRVVVMFTYLGFVLYKFRAEFKQFLNQRKNLLGGKNGKK